In Saccopteryx bilineata isolate mSacBil1 chromosome X, mSacBil1_pri_phased_curated, whole genome shotgun sequence, the genomic window AGCGTATAAACCTGGGGAAGAGGTAAGACATTTGGTATTGTTACCTTTCCTTTCTTGACCCTTCTACCGGTATCCACAGATTCCTGTTGCCACCACCCTGGGGTCCCAATCTTCCATGATATGCTTAAGGTGAGGTATAGGTAAGGGGGGGATAGAGCATTTCCCAAAGGAAACAGACCCAGAAACCTAAGCTGATCTGGGTCTCCTTATCAGGGTTGGTCCTGCTGCAGGAAGCGAACCGTTGATTTCTCTGAATTCTTAAACATAAAGGTAAATTCTTTAGTTCCTTCAAATTCTGCTCCTAATAGAAGGATTCTATGTCTAATCCTTCTCTCCTTATCTGTACCAGGGCTGTACTGTGGGACCGCACTGTGCTGAGAAGCTCCCTGAAGCCCCTCAACCTGAGGGCCCTGGCCCAAGCAGTGCACTTCAGAAGCAAAAATGGACTACAGTTCCAAAGTCAGCAGAGACTTTGCACCGGGAGAGGCCCAAGTAAAGAGGAGGTCCCAGGGTTTTTTGTTACATTCATGGAGCTTAGTAACGGGTTTGGGAGCTAGGGAGTCAAGATGTGAGGAGGGCCAGTTGTCAGGGCTTGGTGTATATTTTGAGCCATATAGGAACACTGTCTGGAAATAATGTCCCTTCTGTAAGGTGGTATGATGTGATAGGTAGGCATAGCTACTTTGATTTAACAGCAGATAGCTGTTAAATCATGAATAAATAACTGGTTATAATACAAGAGGGGATTATTAGGAAggacttgattttctttttctttttggaaaagagCTTTAAAATGGTTTTACATCAAGAAAAGGATATGGTGGTACTGTCGGCAGCCAGGAGGCTGCAGAGGAGAGGAACTTAATTTTGTAGAAATAGTATGAACAACAGAAGAAAGTCCTATTAGGTTCACAATGAGTCAGAGGAAGAGGAAATGGTACGGTTCTACAAAGAAGTGTAAGAGAGCAGCTGGGTAGATGGGCAGCAGAGTCCTGGGGACTCCCAGGCTCGGGTTTGGAATGGACACAGAGAAGAACATGGGCAATAGGGCTGTTGGCCACCTCCTCCAGCGCTGACCCCACTCACCAGACCCAGACGCCATTAGCACTGGTGGGAATGTTGGAGCTGTGGATAAATCATGGTGAATGATTCAGAACTCAATCCCTCTGCCCTTACCCCCAGGTCAGAGTTATCTCCAAAGCTGCTTCCACTAAATATATCCAAAGCCCTGGAAATGGCATTGGAACAGAAGGAGTTAGACCAGGAACGTGGAGCAGGTAAGTGGGTCCTTAGTCGGACAGGCCTCACAGACAAATGCAGTGCAAAGGCAGTTGGGTGGAGGGAATGGATATGTTCCTGACTATGTTTCCCTTGCCCAGGACTTGACAGTAGTCTGATCCGGACTGGTTCCAGCTGCCAGAACCCAGGATGTGATGCTGTGAGTGAGAGTTAGTGGCCAGGGGCTACCATACCCAAGGGATGACTGGGTATAGATGTGAAGTTGGGTGGGGTATACTTCAGAGTGACCtgattcttttcctcttcttgatTTGTCTTAGGTTTACCAAGGCCCTGAGAGTGATGCTACTCCATGTACCTACCACCCAGGAGCACCTCGATTCCATGAGGGGTGAGGGAAGGTCCTGGCTGGGTTTGGGAGAGAGGTTTTGCTCAATGTTGATCATAAGGTGGGAGTGGGGGCTTGTGTAAGCGGAAAGAGATTCAAGTGAATTACTCTCCTACCTCAGGATGAAGTCTTGGAGCTGTTGTGGCATCCAGACCCTGGATTTTGGGGCATTCCTGGCACAGCCAGGATGCAGAGTTGGTAGACATGACTGGGGGAAGCAGGTGAGCCCCAACTCTCCTGAATTCTTGACTAGAACCCAATTCCAGAAATAATTTCTCCTCCCTGTACCTCATAGTCAGGCTCTCTAGCTTTTCCCTTCTGCATGGACCAAATAAGATTctgctcctgcctgaccaggcggtggcgcagtggatagagcatcagactgggatgcggaaggacccaggttcgagaccccgaggttgccagcttgagcacgggctcatctggtttgagcaaaaagctcaccagcttggacccaaggttgctggcttgaacaagaggttactcgatctgctgaaggcccatggtcaaggcacatatgagaaagcaatctgaacaactaaggtgtctcaatgaaaaactgatgattgatgcttctcatctctctgtgttcctgtctctctgtctctatctatccctctctctgactctctctgtccctgtaaaaaaaaaaaaaaaaaaaaaaaaaaaaaagattctgctcCTTATCCCTCCGCAGCCTAGAAGCTTTGCAATATAGGGTAGCGTTAACCTTTCTGAGATTGTCTCTTCACACAAATCCTGAGAACTCTTGAGGTGAGAGTTCATTTTTCCCACCCATGTTTCACATCTTCTCTTTAGCTACCAGCATCTTGCCGTCACGACTGGCACCAGACGGATTCCTTAGTCGTGGTGACTGTGTACGGCCAGATTCCTCTTCCTGCATTCAACTGGGTGAAGGCCAGTCAAACCGAGGTGAGGAATGTGTGATGCTGGCTGGGAGGCTGGCTGCTACTACAATCCGACAGGCAGGGTTGCTGTATACAGTTAGCATGGCGACTCCATAGTCCCCTGCAAAGGTAGAGCTATGGGGTCAGGGTTATCTGACTGACCTGGGGATGAATGGATCACACCTCTGGCCTGGCTGGCTCATAATGACTTGTTCTGACCTTCTGGAAGGGCTACTACCTCTGTCCTTCTTTTCTCTCAGCTCCATGTGCACGTTGTCTTTGATGGTAACCATGTGTTCCAAGCGCAGATGAAACTCTGCGGGGTAAGTGCAGAGGAGGTGCCCAGGAGGGAGGGCAGTGGGCTGAGCAGAAGTGCCAGGGCACAATGACTAGAGGGCTGTCGTTAGAAAAGGTGGACGTTTTCTCTTCGTTTGCTTTGatattctctccctctccttccctctttttcttcctctccccccttccctctctcctttcttctttctctttcccttactgTGTTGTCTTATTCCTCCATCTTTTCCCCCACTGTACATTTTGATTTTTCTCCCcgtccccaacctttttgatttcctcattttctcttttttctgtgttcctctatctttccctcttcctcaggTCATAAGTGTGG contains:
- the ITGB1BP2 gene encoding integrin beta-1-binding protein 2 isoform X2; its protein translation is MSRLCCNKGCGQHFDPNTNLPDSCCHHPGVPIFHDMLKGWSCCRKRTVDFSEFLNIKGCTVGPHCAEKLPEAPQPEGPGPSSALQKQKWTTVPKSAETLHRERPKSELSPKLLPLNISKALEMALEQKELDQERGAGLDSSLIRTGSSCQNPGCDAVYQGPESDATPCTYHPGAPRFHEGMKSWSCCGIQTLDFGAFLAQPGCRVGRHDWGKQLPASCRHDWHQTDSLVVVTVYGQIPLPAFNWVKASQTELHVHVVFDGNHVFQAQMKLCGETSNYPEILDRMECGLADVKHSNGSPFATKKGVKFTLKLILWKAKLTDGRKLHLW
- the ITGB1BP2 gene encoding integrin beta-1-binding protein 2 isoform X3, giving the protein MSRLCCNKGCGQHFDPNTNLPDSCCHHPGVPIFHDMLKGWSCCRKRTVDFSEFLNIKGCTVGPHCAEKLPEAPQPEGPGPSSALQKQKWTTVPKSAETLHRERPKSELSPKLLPLNISKALEMALEQKELDQERGAGLDSSLIRTGSSCQNPGCDAVYQGPESDATPCTYHPGAPRFHEGMKSWSCCGIQTLDFGAFLAQPGCRVGRHDWGKQLPASCRHDWHQTDSLVVVTVYGQIPLPAFNWVKASQTELHVHVVFDGNHVFQAQMKLCGETSNYPEILDRMEGRERKSGGARSINSHMCLDRASPGF
- the ITGB1BP2 gene encoding integrin beta-1-binding protein 2 isoform X1: MSRLCCNKGCGQHFDPNTNLPDSCCHHPGVPIFHDMLKGWSCCRKRTVDFSEFLNIKGCTVGPHCAEKLPEAPQPEGPGPSSALQKQKWTTVPKSAETLHRERPKSELSPKLLPLNISKALEMALEQKELDQERGAGLDSSLIRTGSSCQNPGCDAVYQGPESDATPCTYHPGAPRFHEGMKSWSCCGIQTLDFGAFLAQPGCRVGRHDWGKQLPASCRHDWHQTDSLVVVTVYGQIPLPAFNWVKASQTELHVHVVFDGNHVFQAQMKLCGVISVEQSSVFLMPSRVEISLVKADPGAWAQLEHADALAEKPQAGLELEMGEEESEDSDDLSWTEEEDEEEAMGEQ
- the ITGB1BP2 gene encoding integrin beta-1-binding protein 2 isoform X4 translates to MSRLCCNKGCGQHFDPNTNLPDSCCHHPGVPIFHDMLKGWSCCRKRTVDFSEFLNIKGCTVGPHCAEKLPEAPQPEGPGPSSALQKQKWTTVPKSAETLHRERPKSELSPKLLPLNISKALEMALEQKELDQERGAGLDSSLIRTGSSCQNPGCDAVYQGPESDATPCTYHPGAPRFHEGMKSWSCCGIQTLDFGAFLAQPGCRVGRHDWGKQLPASCRHDWHQTDSLVVVTVYGQIPLPAFNWVKASQTELHVHVVFDGNHVFQAQMKLCGETSNYPEILDRMERGDREGQRETEREELEA
- the ITGB1BP2 gene encoding integrin beta-1-binding protein 2 isoform X5; translated protein: MDYSSKVSRDFAPGEAQVKRRSELSPKLLPLNISKALEMALEQKELDQERGAGLDSSLIRTGSSCQNPGCDAVYQGPESDATPCTYHPGAPRFHEGMKSWSCCGIQTLDFGAFLAQPGCRVGRHDWGKQLPASCRHDWHQTDSLVVVTVYGQIPLPAFNWVKASQTELHVHVVFDGNHVFQAQMKLCGVISVEQSSVFLMPSRVEISLVKADPGAWAQLEHADALAEKPQAGLELEMGEEESEDSDDLSWTEEEDEEEAMGEQ
- the ITGB1BP2 gene encoding integrin beta-1-binding protein 2 isoform X6, producing the protein MALEQKELDQERGAGLDSSLIRTGSSCQNPGCDAVYQGPESDATPCTYHPGAPRFHEGMKSWSCCGIQTLDFGAFLAQPGCRVGRHDWGKQLPASCRHDWHQTDSLVVVTVYGQIPLPAFNWVKASQTELHVHVVFDGNHVFQAQMKLCGVISVEQSSVFLMPSRVEISLVKADPGAWAQLEHADALAEKPQAGLELEMGEEESEDSDDLSWTEEEDEEEAMGEQ